One Roseimaritima multifibrata DNA window includes the following coding sequences:
- a CDS encoding sigma-54-dependent transcriptional regulator encodes MTETPMKILLVEDEEDFRDSCARWMQRKGYSVTGVSNAAEALTQLDQKTFDVGVFDMNMPGMSGLELLQRIHQDNVEIEVIMLTGQGTIETAVSAMKLGACDFLSKPCSLGDLESVCLMARERKELRKENKQLKAVISRQRPAAQMVGESKAMQDVMRMVEKVAPTDKPVLIEGESGTGKEVVARSIQQASRLSDKPFVTINCAALPENLVESELFGHQKGAFTGATAEKPGLFEIADGGTIFIDEIGELPLALQPKLLRVLEDGSMRRVGCHRERTVRVRVIAATNRDLAAEVQAGNFREDLYYRINVLSLVLPPLREREGDIDRLIDHYLPKPWHVEANVRTVLNRYPWPGNIRQLINIVQRATILADNHEITLDDLPAQIIDFTNGVSHTLPSPPTSLYVKENSPETPSLEKQVVLGEPEFHLDDVARVHVLEVLKKENGNKASAARKLGIHRRKLYRLLERFSEDADKQPESVTTSVLD; translated from the coding sequence ATGACAGAAACACCGATGAAGATCTTGCTGGTGGAGGACGAGGAAGATTTTCGCGATTCATGCGCCCGTTGGATGCAGCGAAAGGGCTACTCGGTTACCGGAGTGTCGAATGCTGCTGAAGCGCTGACGCAGTTGGACCAAAAAACGTTCGACGTTGGGGTTTTCGACATGAACATGCCGGGAATGTCAGGACTTGAGCTGCTACAGCGGATCCACCAAGACAACGTTGAAATCGAAGTCATCATGCTGACCGGTCAAGGAACGATCGAAACGGCAGTGTCAGCGATGAAACTTGGCGCCTGCGATTTCCTCAGCAAGCCCTGCTCACTGGGCGACCTTGAAAGCGTTTGCTTGATGGCGCGCGAGCGGAAGGAACTTCGTAAAGAGAACAAACAATTAAAAGCGGTGATTTCACGGCAACGCCCTGCGGCCCAGATGGTCGGCGAATCAAAGGCGATGCAGGATGTCATGCGGATGGTCGAAAAGGTTGCACCAACAGACAAACCGGTTCTGATCGAAGGGGAAAGCGGAACCGGCAAAGAAGTTGTTGCCAGATCGATTCAGCAGGCAAGCCGGTTAAGCGACAAACCGTTCGTCACGATCAACTGTGCAGCCCTGCCAGAAAACTTGGTCGAAAGCGAACTGTTTGGCCACCAAAAAGGAGCTTTCACCGGTGCGACGGCCGAGAAGCCTGGCCTATTCGAAATCGCCGACGGAGGAACGATCTTCATCGACGAAATTGGAGAACTGCCACTCGCGTTACAACCGAAACTGTTGCGTGTTCTGGAAGATGGTTCGATGCGACGAGTCGGTTGCCATCGGGAACGAACGGTTCGCGTTCGCGTGATCGCCGCAACTAACCGCGATTTAGCCGCCGAAGTGCAGGCGGGTAATTTCCGAGAAGACCTTTATTACCGAATCAATGTCCTATCATTGGTCCTTCCCCCGCTACGCGAACGGGAAGGAGATATCGACCGATTGATCGATCACTACCTTCCCAAGCCCTGGCACGTGGAAGCAAACGTACGGACCGTCCTCAACCGCTACCCTTGGCCTGGCAACATTCGTCAGCTGATCAACATCGTTCAGCGTGCGACCATCCTCGCGGACAATCACGAAATCACGCTAGACGATCTTCCCGCCCAGATCATCGATTTTACCAATGGTGTATCTCATACACTTCCCTCTCCCCCGACATCGCTATACGTCAAAGAAAATTCGCCGGAAACGCCCTCGCTGGAAAAGCAAGTGGTTCTGGGCGAACCCGAATTCCATTTAGACGATGTCGCTCGCGTGCATGTGCTGGAAGTGCTTAAAAAAGAGAACGGGAACAAAGCGAGTGCCGCCAGAAAACTGGGAATCCACCGTCGCAAACTCTATCGCCTGCTGGAACGTTTTAGCGAAGACGCCGACAAGCAACCGGAATCGGTGACCACCTCCGTCCTCGACTGA